From a single Lolium rigidum isolate FL_2022 chromosome 7, APGP_CSIRO_Lrig_0.1, whole genome shotgun sequence genomic region:
- the LOC124669591 gene encoding probable E3 ubiquitin-protein ligase ATL45, whose amino-acid sequence MEQQLTTMAARRLLQAPTSSFSSTPGAHTIANDRDIIVILASLLCALICVLSIGLVARCACSRRLGIGPASAAAAAAANRGVKKSVLRAIPTVAYVAAVPETGTGKAAATDEEAAAPECAICLAEFEDGEAMRVLPQCGHAFHALCVDKWLRGHSSCPSCRRILGVRLPAGERCQRCGARPDPAAARWKPAPHCGEKPNFLP is encoded by the coding sequence CTAACCACGATGGCGGCGAGGAGGCTGCTGCAGGCGcccacctcctccttctcctccacgcCGGGGGCGCACACCATCGCCAACGACAGGgacatcatcgtcatcctcgcctcgcTCCTCTGCGCGCTCATCTGCGTCCTCAGCATCGGCCTCGTCGCGCGCTGCGCCTGCTCCCGCCGCCTCGGCATCGGCCCCGCCTCAgctgcagccgccgccgctgccaacagGGGCGTCAAGAAGTCCGTGCTCCGCGCCATCCCCACCGTCGCctacgtcgccgccgtccccgaaACCGGCACCGGCAAAGCGGCGGCAACGGACGAGGAGGCCGCAGCGCCGGAGTGCGCCATCTGCCTCGCCGAGTTCGAGGACGGCGAGGCCATGCGCGTGCTGCCGCAGTGCGGCCACGCCTTCCACGCCCTCTGCGTCGACAAGTGGCTGCGCGGCCACTCCTCCTGCCCCTCCTGCCGCCGGATACTGGGCGTCCGCCTGCCGGCCGGCGAGCGCTGCCAGCGCTGCGGCGCGCGGCCCGACCCCGCCGCGGCACGCTGGAAGCCGGCTCCACACTGCGGCGAGAAGCCGAACTTCTTGCCGTAG